The following nucleotide sequence is from Geothermobacter hydrogeniphilus.
CGCAGGGAGGCAGACAAGCGAGCTGCTCAAAGGAAGCATTAAAACCAAAAGACGCAATCCGTAACCGTTTTTCTTCAACACCACCGTTCCAAGGCGGTCGAGACGTGCGTAGATGCAAGGCGTCTCACAGCCGAGGGAGTGAGGCGTAGCGGCAGCTACGTCGCAGCGAGCGAGGATGGGAGCAACGCAGCAGATGCGTGCGTCTCGGCCGCCCTCGCAGCAATTTCAGCCGCCCTGCTCCTTAGTGATGTTGTATTGCTTGATCTTTCTGTCCAGCGTCTTCCGGGCGATACCGAGAATACCGCTGGTCCTGAGCTTGTGATAACCGGTCTGACGATAGACCTGCTCGATGTAGAGCCGCTCGACATCTTCGAGAGACAACTGCTCCCCGGGCAGGGAAAATTCGACCGGACCGCCCTCGGAGATCTTGACCGGCAGATGGGCGACATCGATGACATCTCCCTCGGCGAGGATGGTGGCCATCTCGATGACATTTTCCAGTTCCCGGACATTGCCGGGCCAGTGGTAGCTGACCAGCAGGGAAAGCGCCTCGGAAGAGATTCCCTGATCACCACGCGGCGAATATTTCTTGATGAAAAACTGCGCCAGCGGCGGAACATCATCTTTCCGCTCACGCAGCGGCGGCACCTTGATGGTCACGACATTGAGACGGTAGAAGAGATCCTCACGGAAATTGCCGAGCCGGACTTCGGCCTCCAAGTCCTTGTTGGTAGCGGCGATGAAACGGACATCGGCCTTGCGGACCTTAGTCGAACCGACCGGGATGAACTCCTTTTCCTGCAGTACCCGCAGCAGTTTGGCCTGCAGGGCGGCGCTGATATCACCGATCTCATCAAGAAACAGGGTCCCGCCGTCGGCCTCCTCGACCAGCCCGCGATGGTTGGCCGCCGCGCCGGTGAAAGCGCCCTTGATGTAACCGAAGAGCTGACTTTCCAGCAGTGTATCGGTCAGCGCCGCACAGTTGATGGTCAGAAACCGCTCTTCGTTGCGTCGGCTGCTGTAGTGGATGGTTGAGGCAATCAGTTCCTTGCCGACTCCGCTCTCCCCCTGGATGAGAACGCTCGCTTCGCTCGGCGCAACCTTCCTGGCCAGGTCAACGGCCTTGCGAAAAGCACTGCTGCGAAAAATGACCTGATCCGGATCAAAACGCCGGCGGATCTCGGCCTTGAGCGAACGGTTCTCGGTCACCAGCCGGTTGCGCTCAATAATCTTGTCAACCAGAGCAAACAGTTCATCGGCGAAGAAGGGCTTGATCAGATAGTCATGGGCCCCCTGTTTCATGCAGTCGACGGCGCCGCGCACAGTGGCAAAAGCGCTCATCATCACCACCGGCAACTGCGGCTGCATCACCCGCAGGCGGCGCAGCACCTCCATACCGTCCGTCCCCGGCATCTTGACGTCGAGCAGCACCAGGTCGGGCTGGGCGTCACGCTGCTCCTGCAGCATCTTCAGCAGCGGCGCCCCGCCGGCAAAGGTGTCGACCTGGAACCCGCGCGATTCGAGCATGGCGCGCAGAAAATCCAGAATCTCCTGTTCGTCGTCACAAACCAGAATCCAGCCCTGTTGCATGAGTTCATCCTCAATGACGAAACCGATCGTCGCAGCAATTGATTTACCGGTCCGCACCATAGCAGATTCCGCAGTCCTGCGGCAACGCCGCGCATCCCGAATAAAGATAGCCGGCATGCCGGCCGATTAGTTAGATTGAGGATTCCGAAACCATCCCCTGAATTTGCGAATCACTGATTCGGGGATGGTCAAAGAGATGAATCTGCGATATATTAAAAGAATTGAATGGTAAGAACCAATATCTGGCTACCGGGACTTCATTAGAACAAATGAGGCATCGGCATGTGGCAAAAAGCCCTGACCGTCATTTCAGGTGAACGTTACACCGTCCTGTTCGCATTGCACATGGGGGGGCTCTATCTGCTTCCCGGACTGTTCGGCGGATACCCCTGGCGACCGACTCCCGCCTGGTTCTTCATCTTTCTGACTCTCTCCTACCTGATGGCGGTTCTGTTTCGCAGCTGCTACCGCACCCGGACCGAACATCTCGCGGGACTTCCGGACCGAATGGAGCCGCCCTGGCTGTTCAAATTGATCGTTTTCTGTATTGAATGGGTGAAAGCGATTGCCGGTGCCGTGCTGGTGATCTGGTGGATCGGCGGTCTGCTCTTCATCCACGATTTTTTCAGCCAATATTCCCTCATCATTCCATGGCTGGTCAGTCTTCTGCATTCCATCCTGATCTACCTGCTGGCCCAACTCAACCAGAGCCTGTTCGACCTTATTTCTTTCGGCGCCACCCAGGATTGATGCTTTCGCAAAAAAGCATCAAGAGTGTTGGCTAGGCAAAAAGCGCCGGCAGCAAGGCGCGCGATTGTCGAGCAATGAGGCGTACTTACGTACGTCGAAGCAGCGAGGCAAGCGCAGCAACGCAGCTGCTGGTGAGTTTTTGCGACGCCATCAGGATTGATCCAGGCAGCGCCTTTTCCACTTCCGGAGTCGGGAGCCGCGAAGCGACTCCGGACTCCGGTTCCCACAACATGGCTCAACCGTTGAAATTCGCACCGATCCAGGCCAGGATGGGCCAGGCGACCAGAACCAGGGTACAGGTCGCAAAAAGCGCCAGAACGATGGTCAGCGCAGCGAGCCAGAGGTTGGCGACCGGGTTGCGTTCAACCTTACTGATACCGGCTTCATGGGTCATGGTTTCGGATTTGAGAGCTGTCATGACAAGCCTCCTTGTTGTCGTTGGCCACCGGTTTAATGGTGACCGTGGTTTAAAGTATCCTTCCGGTGAACAGTTCCTACTTCCGACCAGGCTCCGGGGCATTGACCAGGCCGAGGGCCCGTTTGTACCCCTTGACCCCTTCATGGCAGTCGGCGCAGCGGGTCTCTGACGAAAAGACGGTGCTGCCGTCGTGACAGGCTCCGCAGTAGTTCCCTTCCGCCAGACCCTTCATGGTGAAATCATCCTTCGCTTCCGCAGCGCCGGCCTCGTATTCAAACAGCCCGCCGTGACAGGAGTCACACTCCAGCCCCAACTCTTCAACATGCAGGGTATGACTGAACAGAACCCCGACCACCGGTTGCTTGAAATGGATATCACCCCCATGGTCGACATCCTCGGCAAAACCGGGGCCGGCAATCAGCAGAACCAGGCCGCATATCAGACAGATGAAAAACAAGCGCATGACGTGAACCTCCTCAGGGTCGACCCGCCGGCTTCAGCCACGGGTGTAGAAAACATTGGGTTTGGTTCCGGCTTCCGGCCGCAGGACCCAGACGGTCTGGCCGATCTGGTGAACCCGCCGATGAACCGGATCGTCGTCCCGGGACAGATCACCGAAAATCCGCGCCTGTGCCGGACAGGCGGCGGCACAGGCGGTTAGCTTCTCGCCCCGGCTGAGCCGCGCCTCCCAACAGAAATCGCACTTGTCGACCGCCATCTTCTCCTCGTTGAAATAGCGGGCGTTGTAGGGGCAGGCCATCTGGCAGGTCAGACAGCCGATACACTTCTTCGAGGTCATCATCACGATGCCGTTGCGCGGATCCTTGTAGGTCGCTCTGGTCGGACAGACCCGAACACATTGCGGCAGATTGCAGTGATTGCAGAGCACCGGGATGAACTCGCGCTGCTGCCCTTCAGCACCGGACATTTCCCGCTCGAGGATGTCGGTGCGATAGCCGTAGGCCGGCACGTGGTTTGTTTTGGCACAGGCCTGCTTGCAGCGTTCACAGTCGATACAGCGATCCTGGCGGATCAGCATCCCGTAGTGCGGCTTGTAGGGATACTGAGCAAGGAAATCACCGCTTGAGGCGAAACTCCGGCGAACACTGCTGGTCACCGCAAGGATGGTTCCCCCGGCGAACACTCCGGTGATGGCAAAACCGAGCTTGAGAAAATTGCGCCGTTCCCGGTCGGGCAGGTTCTCGATCCCTTCGTTTTTCAGATTGTCGAACTTCAAAGCTGTCATGACGATATCTCCAGTGTCGAATCACAGGGGTTCAGTGATGATGAGGGTCAACCTTGTGACCGTCGAAAATCTTTTCTCCGAGCAGAAACAGGCAACCGGTCAGACCGAACCCGCCCAGAGTGACCAGGATTTCTAGATAGGACGGAAAATACTCGATCATCCCTCTGGCTTCGTTGACCCCGAGGGAGTAGTAAACCGGAACGGCCTGTCCAACAATGACCATGTTGTAACGCATGAAAAACAGGCCGACGATCATCAGCGCCGACCCCACAAACATGAGGCGCAGATTGGTTCCCCTGGAGCAGATGAAGAGAATCAACGGCAGCAGAAGGGCCAGGCCTATTTCAAAAACCCAGAAATTGACGGCATAAGGACCACGGATCAGCGCCATGGCTCCCAAATAGGCACCGCCGGGCTCCCCGGCGAGCAGAGCGACCATCCGCCAGACGGTAAAGAACGACACGATGCAAATGCCGAGAATAGCCACCTTGCAGCAGGCGTTCATGGCCTTCACCATGGTTTCGTTCATCGGCTCGCCCCGGAGACGATAGGCCAGGACGTGGAAGAAGATCAGTACGGCGGCACCGGTCATGACCGCCGAAGCGATGAAAAAGATCGGCAGGTAGGCGCCGTGCCAGAAATCACGCCCATTGAGCAGACCGAACACGCCTGCCAGGTTGCTGTTGGCCGCGATCTCGCCGATCACCGCAATGAAGCCACAGACAACCGCCAACCGGTATTTCCGGAGATAGAGAAAAGCGAACTCCAGGATCATAACTATCAGGGCGACCCCGTAGAGGGTTCCCATCCACCAGATATTCGAGGTCAGATTGGGAGAGATGATGTTGTAGAGCATCATCCGGATCGGAACCTTGATCTCCGCGCTGATCACGAAAAACCCGGCGCACAGGGTTACGATCGCCAGAAACACCGCACGCTTGGCGAGCGGCACGAATGATTCGACCCCGAAAATGTGACCGATACTCGAAACCAGACAGAGACCCGTCGACGTCACAACAAAATAAATGTACGTCGAGATGAGAACCCCCCAGGTCAATTCCCGACTGACGTTGTAATAGATGTGATGCCCCCCCACCGTAGCCATAAGCCCGGCGGCTGAACCGGCCAGCATGATCAGGGCGCAGATCAACAGTGCCAGATAGTAGGAGTTGCTGCACGATTTGATGCGGTCGACGAGCAGGCTTTCAAGCTCATTGAGTGTCATGCCGTTGACGATGGTTCGCTGAGTCATGGTACGTCCTTTCCTTCCCTGAATGATGTGATTCCAAGCCCGCGGGGCCACTCCAAAGGGCTATCTCTGCTCACCAAACGGAAGAGCTTCGATCTTCGCGGAAACCGTTTCCGACAGGTTGCGGCGCGCCTTGCCCATCAGGCAGTAGGGGCTGCCGCTCTGGTTCGGTTCCGTCGCCGGCCGAAAATCCCCGCGCTGCCAGGCCAGCAGGGCACCGGCCGCCGAACCACTGACCCCGAGGTAGATCCGGATCCCGTGCCCGGTGAGCAGACGAAACGCCTTGGGGCCGACCCCCCCGGTCAGCACATGGGTCACCTGCAACTGGATCAGGACTTCCGCCGTCCGCTGCCCGGCCCCCTGCAGCACCGCCCGGTTCTCGCTGTTGTCCAGCACCAGCCAACTGTCCTCGTCGAGGTTGTAGACCAGCAACCAGTAGGCGCGCCCCAGCCGCTCATCGATGGTGCAATCGGGGGTGGGTCCGCAGCTGCTGACAGCGATTTTCATGATCGGCTCCTCTGCCCCCCCCCGGGGCGGCTCACAAAACCAGCGCCTGATTTCCGGAGTCTTCCAGGCTGCGCGTCGCCCGCCAGCGGGCCATCAGTTCCGCCGGCTCGGCGGGAGGAGTCTGCCAGTGCCAAACCCACTGCCGCTCCAGACCGGCCAGCAACCAGGTCGGGCGGTCACTGGAAACAATTCCGGAAACCAGCTGTTCGGCCAGCCACTGGCCGAAAGAAGCTGTCTCCGGATCGTAGGTATGCAACTGCCAGGAAGGATTCTGCTGCTCACCGGAAATGCTGACGATGAAGAAGAGGCGGGCCAGACCCTTGTGGGGGGAAACCAGGCGATGGTAATAGGGAATGGCGACTTTCATAAACCGAGCCCTCCGAAACGCTGCAACACAAACCACGCCCGACAAGACTCCAAGAGCTGTGCCGAAAATACAATGAAGTAAATTTAATTTTAAAGCATCAATAAAATCAGGCACTTTTACCTTGAACCGGCAACCTGGACCGACCCGACAGAAACCCGGCAGGTGTTGCAGGTGCAACGCTTATTTATTAAAACATTTTATGGCAACCGTTGCGATCAACGTGCTTTTCGGCGATTTATGGTAGGCGGAAAACAATGAAACTGACAGGAAAATCCGGGAATCAACATCCGTTCTAAAAATTGGATAAATATAATTGTTGCAGACAAATGAAATGTTGCAGAATGAAATGCAACATCCCAGCCGCCGCGTCACAGCCTGTAGCCACAGGGCACGGCAGGCATAACGCCGGTTGCTGAATCCAGGAGGGGGGATGATGGTTACAGGAGCTGGTAGCGCTTCATCCAGCGCCACAGGGTGGTCCGGTCGACACCGAGCTCGGCGGCGGTCTGCTGGCGATTGCCGTGGTGCCGATCAAGCATTTCAATAAGGGCCTCCCGCTGCGGCATCCGGGCAGGGCGGGGCGGAGAAGCCTGGGCGGACAGGTGCTCGACAAATCCCCTGGGGAGATGCTCCGGTCCGAGCTCGCCATTGCGTCCCAGGATCACCATCTGTTCTAGCAAATTGAGCAGTTCGCGGACGTTGCCCGGATAGTCGTAGTCGAGCAGCTGCTGCAGAACGGCGGGCGCCAGTCCCCGGATCTGCTTGCCGTACTGGAGATTCAGGCGTTCGAGAAAGCAGTCCACCAGCAGGGGGATATCCTCGGGACGCTCCCGCAGCGGCGGGATGCAGAGCGAAACCACGTTGATCCGGAAATAAAGATCACGGCGGAAGGTCCCCTTGTCAACCATCTGCTCGATGTTGCGATGGGTGGCGGTGACGAACCGCACATCGGCCTGCTGCGGCTGCCGGGCTCCCAGCGGCTGGTACTCGCGGTTCTCCAGCACCCGAAGCAGCTTGACCTGCAGCGGCAGGGGCAGGTCGCCGATCTCGTCGAGGAACAGCGTCCCCCCCTCGGCCATTTCCAGGCGGCCGGGCCGGTTTTCTACCGCCCCGGTATAGGCACCGCGCCGCGCCCCGAAGATTTCCGCCTCCAGCAACTGCTCGGGCAGGGCGCCGCAGTTGACCACCACCAGCGGCCGGTCGCGACGCGGGCTCAAGTTGTGGACCGCCCGGGCGACCAGTTCCTTGCCGGTACCGCTCTCTCCCTGGATCAGGACCGTGGCATTGCTGGCGGCAATGTCCGGCAGCACATCAAACAGGCGGCGCATCTTCTCCGAGCGGCTGACCATCTCCTCAAAAGCATAGCGGGTGCGCAGCTCTCTTTTCAGGCTGCTCAGCGAGGACAGGTCGCGGATCGTCTCCACCGCACCGATGATCCGCCCGCCAGCGTCCCGCAGCACCGAGGCACTGATGGAAATGGGAACCTTACGACCGCTTTTGTGCAGGATGTCGAACTCCCGGTTGATCACCGGCTGCCCGGTCGCCAAGGCCTCGCGGACCGGGCAGTCCGTACCGCAGGCCACCGAGGCGAAAACCGCCTTGCAAGGCCTGCCGAGCACTTCGTCGCAACGATACCCGGTGATCTCTTCCGCTGCGCGGTTGAAAGAGGTGATGCACAGCTTCCGGTCGACGGTGAACACCCCGTCAGCCAGACTGTTGAGAACATCTTCAGACATCTCAGAATGGAGCTGAACAGTCTGATTCGGCATGTTGCGGACCTCGTTGCAGCACAGGGCGAACCTGATACAGAAACACGCACAAAAGAAAAGCGATGCCTAATTAGGGTAATCAAACATTGACTCTTCCGCAACAGAAATCGACTTCTGAATGGCTGGAATTTTCTCGGCAAATCCGCATCTTGCAAAATTTTCCGTTATCTTCAACAGGTTCCACACCGAAACGTATACGGCAAACCCACTTCCGGCCACTTGATTTTTCCGCGGATAGCCCCGTATAGTGACTTTTCATCCTCGTCCCTGAACCAGCGAACGCATTCCGGCAGACCGGACATCATCCATGCACGAACTCGGCATCACCCGCAGCATTGTCGACATCGCCGAACGTACCGCCCGGGAACACGGTGGCAACAGAGTCACCTCGGTCACGGTCGAGATCGGCGCCCTCTCCGGAGTCATCCCCGACGCCGTGGAGTTCTGCTTCGAGGCCTGCAGCAAGGGCACCCTGCTCGACGGCGCCCGGCTGATCGTCGAATCAATTCCCGGCCTCGGCCGCTGTCCCGACTGCGGCCGGGAACAGGAGATCGACAACCACAGTTTCGCCTGCGGAGACTGCGGAGCCCTCGGCCTGGAACGCCTGCGGGGGGAAGAATTACGCGTCAAGGAACTGGAGGTCGACTGACCATGTGCATCGATTGCGGTTGCGCCGAACGAACCGAACAGGCCCATCACCACGGGCATGACCATGACGGCAAGACGATTCAGGTCGGCGAAGACCTGCTGGCCAAGAATGACCGGCTGGCCGCCGTCAACCGACAGCGGTTCGCCGGCCACGGGCTGCTGACCCTGAACCTGGTCAGTTCTCCCGGCTCGGGCAAGACCACCCTGCTGGAAACCACCCTGCGTACGCTCAGGGCCGAACTGCGTTTTGCGGTTCTCGAAGGCGATCAGCAGACCGCCAACGACGCCGACCGCATCGCCGCCACCGGCGTTCCCGTTCACCAGATCAACACCGGCGCCGGCTGCCACCTCGACGCCCATATGGTCGGCCATGGCGTCGACCATTTCGACCTGGCGAATCTCGACGTGCTGCTGATCGAAAATGTCGGCAACCTGGTCTGTCCGGCCTCCTTCGATCTCGGCGAAGACTGCAAGGTCGCCGTCCTCTCCATCACCGAGGGGGAGGACAAACCGCTCAAGTACCCGCAGATGTTCCGCGCCGCCGAACTGGTGATCATCAACAAGCTCGATCTGCTGCCGCACCTCGACTTCGATCTTGAAACGTGCCGTGACTACCTCCGCCAGGTCAACCCGCAGGCCCGGGTGATCGAACTTTCCTGCAAATCGGGCGAGGGGATGGAAACCTGGTACAACTGGCTGCGCGAACAGCTGGCGAAGAAAAAATAACCTGAATTCTCCCTTTGGGCCTTTCCCAAAACCTCGAGCCTTGAGCCTCGAGCCTGATCACGGAGTGATCCCATGTGTTTAGGCGTTCCCATGCGGGTCACCCGCATCGAAAATGACACCGCCATTTGTGAAATCGACGGCGTCCGGCGCGAAGCCTCGCTGATGATGGTCGACGGGGTCGAGGTCGGCGATTTCGTTCTCATCCATGCCGGCTTCGCCATCGAAAAGATCGATCCGGAAGAAGCGGAGCTGACTCTGAAAGCGCTGCGCGAAGCCCTCGATATGGGACTGGTGCCGGAATGAATGAACTCAACTTGACCACCGCCTGGCGCGATCCCGAGGTGGCCCGCGGCCTGCTGGCGCGAATCGAACGGGCTGTCGCCGGCTACCGGGGAGAAATGACCCTGATGGAGGTCTGCGGCACCCACACCATGGCGATCTATCAGCACGGCATCCGCGCCCTGCTGCCGGAAGCGATCCGGTTGATTTCCGGTCCCGGGTGCCCGGTCTGCGTCACCCCGGTCGACTACGTCGATCATGCCGTGGCCCTGGCCCGCCGGCCCGATACCATCATCGCCACCTTCGGTGACATGGTACGGGTCCCGGGTTCGTCGAGCAGCCTGTTGCACGAGCAGGCTCGGGGGGCGCAGATCAGGGTCGTCTATTCCCCCCTTGATGCCGTCGCCCTGGCCGCCCGCAACCCGGACAAGCAGGTGGTCTTTCTCGGCGTCGGCTTCGAAACCACCACCCCGACGGTCGCGGGAGCAATTCTGGCGGCTGAAAAACAGGGGCTGACCAACTTCAGCGTGCTCGGCTCCCACAAGACCATGCCGGCGCCGATGGCGGC
It contains:
- a CDS encoding NifB/NifX family molybdenum-iron cluster-binding protein — protein: MKIAVSSCGPTPDCTIDERLGRAYWLLVYNLDEDSWLVLDNSENRAVLQGAGQRTAEVLIQLQVTHVLTGGVGPKAFRLLTGHGIRIYLGVSGSAAGALLAWQRGDFRPATEPNQSGSPYCLMGKARRNLSETVSAKIEALPFGEQR
- a CDS encoding 4Fe-4S dicluster domain-containing protein, translating into MTALKFDNLKNEGIENLPDRERRNFLKLGFAITGVFAGGTILAVTSSVRRSFASSGDFLAQYPYKPHYGMLIRQDRCIDCERCKQACAKTNHVPAYGYRTDILEREMSGAEGQQREFIPVLCNHCNLPQCVRVCPTRATYKDPRNGIVMMTSKKCIGCLTCQMACPYNARYFNEEKMAVDKCDFCWEARLSRGEKLTACAAACPAQARIFGDLSRDDDPVHRRVHQIGQTVWVLRPEAGTKPNVFYTRG
- a CDS encoding hydrogenase maturation nickel metallochaperone HypA; translation: MHELGITRSIVDIAERTAREHGGNRVTSVTVEIGALSGVIPDAVEFCFEACSKGTLLDGARLIVESIPGLGRCPDCGREQEIDNHSFACGDCGALGLERLRGEELRVKELEVD
- the nrfD gene encoding NrfD/PsrC family molybdoenzyme membrane anchor subunit; this encodes MTQRTIVNGMTLNELESLLVDRIKSCSNSYYLALLICALIMLAGSAAGLMATVGGHHIYYNVSRELTWGVLISTYIYFVVTSTGLCLVSSIGHIFGVESFVPLAKRAVFLAIVTLCAGFFVISAEIKVPIRMMLYNIISPNLTSNIWWMGTLYGVALIVMILEFAFLYLRKYRLAVVCGFIAVIGEIAANSNLAGVFGLLNGRDFWHGAYLPIFFIASAVMTGAAVLIFFHVLAYRLRGEPMNETMVKAMNACCKVAILGICIVSFFTVWRMVALLAGEPGGAYLGAMALIRGPYAVNFWVFEIGLALLLPLILFICSRGTNLRLMFVGSALMIVGLFFMRYNMVIVGQAVPVYYSLGVNEARGMIEYFPSYLEILVTLGGFGLTGCLFLLGEKIFDGHKVDPHHH
- a CDS encoding c(7)-type cytochrome triheme domain-containing protein; translated protein: MRLFFICLICGLVLLIAGPGFAEDVDHGGDIHFKQPVVGVLFSHTLHVEELGLECDSCHGGLFEYEAGAAEAKDDFTMKGLAEGNYCGACHDGSTVFSSETRCADCHEGVKGYKRALGLVNAPEPGRK
- a CDS encoding sigma-54 interaction domain-containing protein, with product MPNQTVQLHSEMSEDVLNSLADGVFTVDRKLCITSFNRAAEEITGYRCDEVLGRPCKAVFASVACGTDCPVREALATGQPVINREFDILHKSGRKVPISISASVLRDAGGRIIGAVETIRDLSSLSSLKRELRTRYAFEEMVSRSEKMRRLFDVLPDIAASNATVLIQGESGTGKELVARAVHNLSPRRDRPLVVVNCGALPEQLLEAEIFGARRGAYTGAVENRPGRLEMAEGGTLFLDEIGDLPLPLQVKLLRVLENREYQPLGARQPQQADVRFVTATHRNIEQMVDKGTFRRDLYFRINVVSLCIPPLRERPEDIPLLVDCFLERLNLQYGKQIRGLAPAVLQQLLDYDYPGNVRELLNLLEQMVILGRNGELGPEHLPRGFVEHLSAQASPPRPARMPQREALIEMLDRHHGNRQQTAAELGVDRTTLWRWMKRYQLL
- a CDS encoding sigma-54-dependent transcriptional regulator, which translates into the protein MQQGWILVCDDEQEILDFLRAMLESRGFQVDTFAGGAPLLKMLQEQRDAQPDLVLLDVKMPGTDGMEVLRRLRVMQPQLPVVMMSAFATVRGAVDCMKQGAHDYLIKPFFADELFALVDKIIERNRLVTENRSLKAEIRRRFDPDQVIFRSSAFRKAVDLARKVAPSEASVLIQGESGVGKELIASTIHYSSRRNEERFLTINCAALTDTLLESQLFGYIKGAFTGAAANHRGLVEEADGGTLFLDEIGDISAALQAKLLRVLQEKEFIPVGSTKVRKADVRFIAATNKDLEAEVRLGNFREDLFYRLNVVTIKVPPLRERKDDVPPLAQFFIKKYSPRGDQGISSEALSLLVSYHWPGNVRELENVIEMATILAEGDVIDVAHLPVKISEGGPVEFSLPGEQLSLEDVERLYIEQVYRQTGYHKLRTSGILGIARKTLDRKIKQYNITKEQGG
- the hypB gene encoding hydrogenase nickel incorporation protein HypB codes for the protein MCIDCGCAERTEQAHHHGHDHDGKTIQVGEDLLAKNDRLAAVNRQRFAGHGLLTLNLVSSPGSGKTTLLETTLRTLRAELRFAVLEGDQQTANDADRIAATGVPVHQINTGAGCHLDAHMVGHGVDHFDLANLDVLLIENVGNLVCPASFDLGEDCKVAVLSITEGEDKPLKYPQMFRAAELVIINKLDLLPHLDFDLETCRDYLRQVNPQARVIELSCKSGEGMETWYNWLREQLAKKK
- a CDS encoding HypC/HybG/HupF family hydrogenase formation chaperone, translated to MCLGVPMRVTRIENDTAICEIDGVRREASLMMVDGVEVGDFVLIHAGFAIEKIDPEEAELTLKALREALDMGLVPE